The DNA segment CAAAATCATAGGCAACCATTTTAAAAACACTGACAATACAAATCCTCCGATGGTGGCAAACATGGCCGCATTGGAACTCGTTTTTTTCCAGAAGAAACCTAAAATAAACATCGCAAAAATTCCTGGACTTACAAATCCAGTGTATTCTTGAATGAATTCAAATCCTCCTTTTTTGTCGATTCCCAACATTGGAGCAATAATAACTGCGATAAGCATGGCTGCCAAAACCGTAATCTTTCCAACTTGCACCATTTTCTTTTCGCTGGCATTTACATCAATTTTTTTCTTGAAGATATCCAAGGTAAAAATGGTCGAAATACTGTTTACTTTCCCCGCCAACGAAGCCACTACAGCAGCTGTCAAGGCAGCAAAAGACAATCCTTTTAAACCAACTGGCAACAAGTTCAACAATACCGGATAAGATCTGTCAGGATTTATGATTCCGTCAGGACCTAACATTTCGGTTTGCAAACCTCCTTTTGTGTAAATCACATAAGCTGCAATTCCGGGCAAAACCACGATTACAGGCATTAATAATTTCAAGAAAGCCGCAAACAAGATTCCACTTCTTGCCGTCTTTAAATCAGCTCCCAGAGCTCTTTGGGTGATGTATTGATTACAACCCCAATAATTCAAATTCACGATCCACATTCCTCCAAACAAAACCGTCAATCCAGGCAAACTTGGGAAATTGGCATTGTCTTTTTTGAATATCATATGGAAATGGTCTCCCGATTGATCCATCATGTAATTGAAACCTTGAACCATTCCGTGTTGTCCGTTCAATTCGGCTACTTTGTCCAATGCCAAATACGTGGTCACCAAACCTCCAAATATCAAGAACACGACCTGCACCACATCGGTATATCCAATTACTTTCATTCCGCCCAATGCAATGACAATGGCAAAAAACGCCAAACCGTACATGCATAAATTAATTTCGATTCCCGAAATCCCGTTGATG comes from the Flavobacterium limnophilum genome and includes:
- a CDS encoding sodium/sugar symporter translates to MNTLQLADYLVFLVYFFIVAGYGYSVYIRKKTKSISASHDYFLAEGSLTWWAIGTSLIASNISSEQFIAMSGNGFKMGLAIATYEWMAALTLIIVAVFFIPVYLKNKIYTMPQFLSERYNGNVAMIMAVFWLLLYVIVNLTSILYLGALAINGISGIEINLCMYGLAFFAIVIALGGMKVIGYTDVVQVVFLIFGGLVTTYLALDKVAELNGQHGMVQGFNYMMDQSGDHFHMIFKKDNANFPSLPGLTVLFGGMWIVNLNYWGCNQYITQRALGADLKTARSGILFAAFLKLLMPVIVVLPGIAAYVIYTKGGLQTEMLGPDGIINPDRSYPVLLNLLPVGLKGLSFAALTAAVVASLAGKVNSISTIFTLDIFKKKIDVNASEKKMVQVGKITVLAAMLIAVIIAPMLGIDKKGGFEFIQEYTGFVSPGIFAMFILGFFWKKTSSNAAMFATIGGFVLSVFLKWLPMILNLSFMPKNLNLEFLSSSGFATLVEQKDKTMLYEIPFLDRMGFVFAICVLLMIVISLYDAKKGLKVKGLEIDSKMFKVSNGFAVGAMIICGVLVALYSIFW